One genomic window of Paenisporosarcina antarctica includes the following:
- a CDS encoding HAD family hydrolase yields the protein MIKTIIFDLDDTLLWDKKSVEVAFQETCQFAAKKLQIDPALLEEAVRFEASELYASYETFPFTKMIGINPFEGLWGTFDDVGEQFQKMKEIVPGYRIEAWTRGLRRMDIDDPELGKQLAEYFPKARKANPFIYKETFQVLERLKDYYQLVLLTNGSPTLQKTKLEITSEIAPYFTHIIISGAFGRGKPDPSIFEFALSQSNLQADEAIMVGDNLMTDILGASRAGIRSVWINRELKQPDKEVKPTYEITNLEELFSILENL from the coding sequence GTGATAAAAACAATTATTTTCGATTTAGATGATACATTATTGTGGGATAAAAAAAGTGTAGAAGTTGCATTTCAGGAAACTTGCCAATTTGCCGCAAAAAAACTTCAAATTGACCCTGCCCTTTTAGAAGAAGCTGTTAGGTTTGAAGCAAGCGAACTCTATGCCTCTTATGAGACCTTTCCATTTACTAAAATGATTGGTATTAATCCATTTGAAGGATTATGGGGTACATTTGATGATGTAGGTGAACAGTTTCAGAAAATGAAAGAAATTGTTCCTGGATATCGCATAGAAGCATGGACCAGAGGATTACGTAGAATGGATATTGACGATCCAGAACTTGGAAAACAATTAGCTGAGTATTTTCCTAAAGCTCGGAAAGCTAACCCGTTCATATACAAAGAAACATTCCAAGTGCTTGAACGTCTTAAAGATTATTACCAGCTTGTACTCTTAACCAATGGTTCTCCTACATTGCAAAAGACCAAACTTGAAATAACATCAGAAATTGCGCCTTACTTTACGCATATTATTATTTCAGGCGCATTCGGTAGAGGAAAACCTGATCCTTCCATTTTCGAATTTGCTCTCTCTCAAAGTAACTTACAAGCAGATGAAGCCATTATGGTTGGAGATAACTTAATGACTGATATTTTAGGAGCCTCTCGAGCAGGTATCCGCTCGGTATGGATAAATAGAGAACTCAAACAGCCGGATAAAGAGGTAAAACCTACATACGAAATCACTAACTTGGAAGAGCTATTTTCGATTTTAGAAAACTTATAG
- a CDS encoding GNAT family N-acetyltransferase, which translates to MLIRKLNPGETPPWELLELADPCRIIVEGYIKSSTIYVGEESGEAIAVYVLKETLKVVVEIMNVAVHEDFQGKGLGKQLISHAIEEASKRGYAQLEIGTGNSSIHQLKLYQQCGFRIVGVDFDYFTRSYDELIYENGLLCRDMIRLCYTFES; encoded by the coding sequence ATGTTAATTCGTAAATTAAACCCTGGTGAAACTCCTCCATGGGAGTTATTAGAACTTGCTGATCCTTGTCGTATAATTGTAGAAGGATATATAAAAAGTAGCACGATCTATGTAGGTGAAGAGTCAGGCGAAGCTATCGCTGTATATGTGCTTAAAGAAACGCTAAAAGTTGTAGTAGAAATCATGAATGTCGCTGTCCATGAAGATTTTCAAGGAAAAGGACTAGGAAAACAATTAATTTCTCATGCAATTGAAGAGGCTTCTAAAAGAGGATATGCACAACTAGAAATAGGGACAGGCAATTCAAGTATTCATCAATTAAAGCTGTATCAACAATGCGGATTTCGTATTGTGGGTGTCGATTTCGATTATTTTACCCGAAGCTATGATGAACTGATTTATGAAAATGGATTGCTATGTCGCGATATGATTCGCTTATGTTACACATTTGAGAGCTAG
- a CDS encoding RNA-binding domain-containing protein, whose amino-acid sequence MNGLTIEYKDKVTNKLYREVIAFANGTGGTIKIGMSDEKNILGLENPLAEENAVYDQLSKMVEPLPLVEIIQEHIDGKVILEVRVTATEHVYRQRDTLFGDLYVRYGSKKQLLKTADEVHGFLRLRYLDESENALTNTTFRTKDFSGLIDIIQNANTTTDRFKNMQKNLEDVLSSYNIIRWNNGEFVLTRLGSWLADSSHTRSVLLQYSGDRSTSFCQQVSDFSGSIVTQVSRIMTMLQTVQSLYPRELVQQSVVNAFVHRDYSIEGDVSVIIFANRMEISSPGTLIEGLSMESIKKGARIVRRNPLLHALFVDLGLTDGRGDGIRQIIDSYSEGDEKPKISVQKDSISVRLPRKEQVEKVSNNNQRTSTHKEITHEDAILSYLLEHKHAKNVDLQKILGVSPSRVTQIVRDMVTKNQLVAIGERKGRIYTLANTKQEE is encoded by the coding sequence GTGAACGGATTGACTATTGAATATAAAGATAAAGTAACGAACAAGCTGTATAGAGAAGTTATTGCTTTTGCAAATGGAACAGGTGGCACCATAAAGATTGGAATGAGCGATGAAAAAAACATTTTAGGATTAGAAAATCCGTTAGCAGAGGAAAATGCAGTGTATGACCAATTGAGTAAAATGGTAGAGCCTCTTCCTCTAGTTGAGATCATTCAAGAACATATAGATGGCAAAGTTATTTTAGAGGTGAGAGTCACAGCAACTGAACACGTCTACCGTCAAAGAGATACGTTATTTGGAGACCTCTATGTTCGATATGGCTCAAAAAAACAATTGTTAAAAACAGCAGATGAAGTTCATGGTTTTCTGCGCTTACGTTATTTAGACGAATCGGAAAATGCACTAACCAACACTACTTTCCGTACAAAAGATTTTTCAGGTCTGATTGATATTATTCAGAATGCGAATACCACAACAGATAGATTTAAAAATATGCAAAAAAATTTAGAAGATGTTCTATCTTCTTACAATATTATTAGATGGAATAATGGTGAATTTGTTCTAACAAGATTAGGTTCATGGTTAGCTGATTCTTCTCATACACGCTCAGTATTATTGCAATACAGTGGAGACAGGTCTACTTCATTTTGCCAACAAGTGAGTGATTTTTCTGGATCAATTGTAACTCAAGTCAGTAGAATTATGACGATGTTACAGACAGTCCAATCTTTATATCCTAGAGAGCTCGTTCAACAGAGTGTTGTTAATGCGTTTGTTCATCGAGACTACTCTATCGAAGGTGATGTATCTGTTATTATTTTTGCCAATCGTATGGAAATATCATCACCTGGAACTTTAATAGAAGGTTTATCAATGGAGTCAATAAAAAAAGGAGCACGAATTGTCCGCAGAAATCCACTTTTACATGCACTGTTTGTTGACCTTGGTTTAACTGATGGGCGTGGTGACGGAATACGTCAAATTATAGATAGTTATAGTGAAGGTGATGAGAAACCAAAAATTTCTGTTCAGAAAGATAGCATAAGCGTCAGGCTTCCTAGAAAAGAACAAGTCGAAAAAGTAAGTAATAATAACCAGCGAACATCAACTCATAAAGAAATAACACATGAGGATGCTATACTCTCCTATTTACTTGAGCATAAACATGCGAAAAATGTAGACTTACAAAAAATATTAGGTGTTTCTCCATCTCGCGTAACTCAAATAGTTCGTGATATGGTTACGAAGAACCAACTCGTAGCAATAGGAGAGCGAAAAGGACGTATATATACACTAGCCAACACAAAACAGGAGGAATGA
- a CDS encoding YobA family protein: protein MKGKKAVILVVLLSLIAIAAVVVSITIFFQNNPTQFGSSMSIEGTVAKIDDTRVLVISGKDATDLDGQTEQEMLKEIDEAIWFTLSMDQLKIVKEFDSVRVAYSQIDQSFPGQASADRIEKIK from the coding sequence ATGAAAGGCAAAAAAGCCGTAATTTTAGTCGTACTCTTATCGCTCATTGCTATAGCAGCTGTCGTAGTATCAATTACGATATTTTTTCAAAATAACCCAACACAATTTGGTTCTTCAATGTCAATAGAAGGCACAGTTGCCAAAATAGATGATACACGTGTGTTAGTAATAAGTGGTAAGGATGCAACAGATTTAGATGGGCAAACAGAACAAGAAATGCTCAAAGAAATCGATGAGGCAATATGGTTTACACTGTCAATGGATCAATTGAAAATTGTAAAAGAGTTTGACTCTGTTCGTGTCGCATATAGTCAAATCGATCAATCGTTTCCAGGACAAGCTAGTGCAGATAGGATAGAAAAAATTAAGTGA
- a CDS encoding pentapeptide repeat-containing protein, translating into MKIDKPKIPSLLEELDVSTIIDVEEERFISRGIVSYWNVLELPENKISFDQVHFRDVVFDGVRFDQVEFIDCKFERCDLSNVDFGESVFHRVEFYQSKLVGIQCTQSRFGHVVMKNCVANYAAFSFSKMKRVKFQQTTFNKADFFECIFEKVEFHECELDGSNFTETSLENIDLSTCTYEQLTVSVEKLSGCTVSPEQAMGFAKSLGLLIKD; encoded by the coding sequence TTGAAAATAGATAAGCCGAAAATCCCGTCACTACTCGAAGAATTAGATGTTTCGACTATAATTGACGTAGAGGAAGAGAGATTTATTTCCCGGGGAATTGTGTCGTATTGGAACGTTTTAGAATTACCAGAGAACAAAATAAGTTTTGATCAAGTACATTTCCGTGACGTGGTTTTTGATGGAGTTCGTTTTGATCAAGTGGAATTTATCGATTGCAAGTTTGAACGCTGTGACTTGTCCAATGTTGATTTTGGAGAATCTGTGTTTCATCGAGTGGAGTTTTACCAGTCTAAACTTGTAGGAATACAGTGCACACAAAGTCGATTTGGACATGTTGTAATGAAGAATTGTGTGGCAAACTATGCTGCATTTAGTTTTAGTAAAATGAAACGAGTGAAGTTTCAGCAAACTACGTTTAATAAAGCCGATTTTTTTGAATGTATATTTGAAAAAGTGGAATTCCATGAATGTGAATTAGATGGTTCCAACTTTACAGAAACGAGTTTAGAGAATATTGATTTAAGCACATGTACATATGAACAACTAACGGTGAGTGTAGAAAAATTGTCAGGATGTACGGTCTCACCAGAACAAGCGATGGGATTCGCAAAATCACTAGGGCTACTTATAAAAGATTAA
- a CDS encoding NfeD family protein, with product MAIEQIYLYALLIMGAATILYVFFGDVIEGIDEGIPFFNPSVIMAFGTLVSATGYVLEVSTFWNSWFILIVSVVVGVILDILLYFFILLPMSSAEVSMAYTDESLAGQVGKVITPIPIDGYGEIVIETVNGLINKRAIGFDNEEIDYGKEVLVIDVKEGTFLVREYEAFDFMKKEWGN from the coding sequence ATGGCGATTGAACAAATCTACTTATATGCATTACTCATTATGGGAGCCGCGACAATTCTGTATGTATTTTTCGGAGATGTAATAGAAGGGATAGATGAAGGTATTCCTTTTTTTAATCCTTCCGTCATTATGGCATTCGGGACGTTAGTTTCAGCAACTGGCTATGTGCTCGAAGTTTCGACATTTTGGAACAGTTGGTTTATTTTAATTGTCAGTGTTGTAGTCGGGGTGATTTTAGATATTTTATTATACTTTTTTATCTTACTTCCGATGTCATCAGCAGAGGTATCAATGGCATATACTGACGAGTCTTTAGCTGGTCAAGTGGGGAAGGTAATTACACCAATTCCCATTGATGGTTATGGCGAAATTGTTATCGAAACCGTGAACGGATTAATCAATAAACGGGCAATTGGATTCGATAACGAAGAAATCGACTATGGCAAAGAAGTATTAGTGATTGATGTAAAAGAAGGTACGTTTCTCGTTCGAGAATACGAAGCTTTTGATTTCATGAAAAAAGAATGGGGGAATTGA
- a CDS encoding flotillin family protein has protein sequence MGELSVDLGIGVVIGVVVFLLIAIIAVYVTKYKTVGPDEALIVTGSYLGSKTVHTDDSGNKIKIIRGGGTFVLPVFQQAKPLSLLSSKLEVMTPEVYTEQGVPVMADGTAIIKIGGSISEIATAAEQFLGKSKEDRENEAKEVLEGHLRSILGSMTVEEIYKNRDKFSQEVQRVASQDLAKMGLIIVSFTIKDVRDKNGYLDSLGKPRIAQVKRDADIATADADKETRIKRAEAAKEAQQYEIERATEIALAEKENLLKVAEYRLEQDVAKARADQAYELQTARSKQEVMEQEMQIKIIERQKQIELEEKEILRREKQYDSEVKKKADADRYAIEQKAAAEKSREMAEADGEKYRIEARAKAEADKVRLDGLAKADSERAQGEAEADIIRLKGLAEAEAKWKIAEAFEQYGQAAVLDMVVNMMPEYAKQVASPLANIDKITVVDTGSGEGGGANKITSYATNLMSTLQETLKASSGVDLKEMIENYSGKGTIRPSLDRISYEMQEKKKEDKAEEHVSV, from the coding sequence ATGGGGGAATTGAGTGTGGATTTAGGTATTGGTGTAGTTATTGGGGTAGTAGTATTTCTATTAATTGCAATTATTGCGGTATACGTAACGAAATACAAAACAGTTGGTCCAGATGAAGCATTGATAGTTACAGGTAGTTATTTAGGGTCAAAAACCGTTCATACAGATGATTCAGGTAATAAAATAAAAATTATTCGTGGTGGTGGTACATTTGTTTTACCAGTTTTCCAACAAGCAAAACCACTTAGCTTATTATCAAGTAAATTAGAAGTAATGACGCCTGAAGTGTATACAGAACAAGGTGTACCTGTAATGGCAGATGGTACAGCCATTATAAAAATTGGTGGATCCATCTCTGAAATCGCAACTGCTGCTGAGCAATTTTTAGGGAAATCAAAAGAGGATCGTGAAAATGAAGCGAAAGAAGTACTTGAGGGTCACTTAAGATCTATATTAGGTTCAATGACAGTTGAAGAAATATATAAAAACCGTGATAAATTCTCACAAGAAGTTCAACGTGTCGCTTCGCAAGATTTAGCGAAAATGGGACTTATCATTGTGTCATTTACGATCAAAGATGTTCGAGATAAAAACGGATATTTAGATTCACTTGGTAAACCTCGTATTGCACAAGTCAAACGGGACGCTGACATTGCAACAGCTGATGCTGATAAAGAAACTCGTATTAAACGTGCAGAAGCTGCAAAAGAGGCACAGCAATATGAAATTGAACGTGCAACAGAAATTGCTTTAGCAGAAAAAGAGAATTTGTTAAAGGTGGCGGAATATCGCCTTGAACAAGATGTTGCCAAGGCTCGCGCTGACCAAGCATACGAACTTCAAACTGCACGCTCAAAACAAGAGGTAATGGAACAAGAAATGCAAATAAAAATTATTGAGCGTCAAAAGCAAATTGAACTTGAAGAGAAAGAAATTTTGCGTCGTGAAAAACAGTACGACTCTGAGGTTAAAAAGAAAGCTGATGCTGATCGTTACGCAATTGAGCAAAAGGCAGCAGCTGAGAAATCGCGTGAAATGGCTGAGGCTGATGGAGAAAAATATAGAATCGAAGCAAGAGCGAAAGCTGAAGCCGATAAAGTACGTCTTGACGGATTAGCGAAAGCCGACTCTGAGCGTGCACAAGGTGAAGCAGAAGCAGATATCATTCGACTTAAAGGTCTTGCTGAAGCAGAAGCGAAATGGAAAATTGCTGAAGCCTTTGAACAATATGGTCAAGCTGCTGTTCTTGACATGGTTGTAAATATGATGCCAGAATATGCCAAGCAGGTTGCAAGTCCGTTAGCAAATATTGACAAAATCACAGTGGTCGATACAGGTAGTGGCGAAGGTGGAGGAGCCAATAAAATCACATCATATGCAACAAATTTAATGTCTACCCTACAAGAAACATTAAAGGCTTCATCAGGTGTTGATTTGAAAGAAATGATCGAAAACTATTCAGGTAAAGGAACTATCCGTCCAAGTTTAGATCGCATAT